The sequence AAATATTTAGCGGGCACATCTAAAGTAGCTTTGTATTCCAATTGTTTATCGAACGTATGGCTTCCGTCTACATTTACCGCTATGTCCTTATAGTTTATGGTAAATGGCTTCACTTTTACCGAGCCATTATCAAAACTTAATGCTGTTTTTAAATCGCTTAAATCTAAATCTTTGGTATTTAAAAAACTTAGTTTATTATCTAAAGCGGATAACAACGGAGCATTCTTTGCATCTACTTGTGTGGAAAGTAATTCTGCAAGCAAATCCCCGGATACGGTTGTCAAGTTTGGAGTAAAATCCTCTTTCAAATTTCCAGAAATTTTTACTTCAGAATTTAGCTTTCCTTGAAGCGCATTTGCCAACGGAGCTAACACTTTAAACAATTCTAAAGAGGAAAACGATTCACCTATATTAAAGTTGCTCATTCCCAAGTCCATATTAAATGTGGACGTTTCTTCCTTTGTGGATACTGAGCCAGTGACTCCTAAAGTTCCACCAAATAAGTCTGACTTTAAATTTTCAACGGTAGCTGTTTCATCCTTAATAGTAAGAGTTCCAGTCACGTTCTTTAAAGTTAAATTGTCATACAGTACAGTATTTGCCGTAGCATCTATGGTACAGTCTAAGAATGATGGAATCTTGATTCGCTCTTCCACATCTGAAGGAGAAATGTCACTAGTTCCTTCTTCATTATTCTCCTCAACCATAAAATCATTCAATGCAAACGTATTTGAGGTAAGTTTAAAATTTCCTTCCACGTTTTCATCGTTGAACATAAATCCTAGTAAATTGGTCAGTGTACCAGTAGTATTAAAATCCGTGGCTCCAGTTTTTCCTTCAAATGAGTTTAAGTTTACCGTTTGCGGATTAAAGGTAATTGCAGCAGTGTTTACAACCACAGGGTTCTTTAATTCCTCAGAAGCATATTCAAAACCAGCAAGTTCCATTGTACCGCTAGTTTTGGTGTTTTGATACTGTTTTTTTTCTAAAGAAGCCATATCAAAAGCTGTAGTGACATCAGCATTTAAAACTCCTTTAAGGTCATAATCCGCTGGCACTGGATAGGCTTGGGAAATGTTTGCCAAGTTTATCTTTCCATCCATATGGGCATTCACCTTGGTGTTCCCCAATAAATCCTTAATTCTGGAATTTAGGTTGAATTTGTCTTGGTCAATGGTAAATGACAATTTCTTGATATCTACATAAGTGTCTTCCGTTATTCCCGTAGTGTTATTGATTTCAGTATCAATAAAAACATTACGGACAGTTTTTGGCAAATCTGGATATTTGAACGAAGCGTCTTCAGAATTTATTTTGATATTGAAAGTTGGAATGTGTGTGTCATCCACAATTCCTTTAAACTGACCTTTAATCTCAAAGTTTCCTGTGGTTTGAACATCTTCAATATTCTTTGAATATGCTTCGGGAATCACCGCCAAAAAATTCCTGAAATCGGATGATGGTGTCTCAAAGCTTACATCCACCTCTTGGTTCTCTTCATTCACTTGCACAAATCCGTTAAAAACCAAAGGCAATTGGTTAACCAAGGCCTTATTTTCCAAGAAGGAATATTTGCTGTTTTTTAAATCGATATCAATAAGAGCGTCCAAAGACAGCTTGTTGTTGTTCAAGTACTTTGTACCGTCCATTTCAAAAGAAACCAAGGCATCAGTAAGCGTTTTTAACTGAGAGTTTGCTAAAGAAAGGTCTCCTGTACCAGAATGGTTCATTTCAGAAATCAACAAATGTATTCCTGTGGAAAAATCATCGTAAATAATCTCTGTATTGGTGATTTCATAAGAATCCAATGCCAAAGTGAAGTTATTTGATGGTTCTTCTGCAGAAGAATCCATCTCACCCTCATCCTCTTGGGCTATGTCATAGTTAGCATTTTCAGTGTCATCCACTTTAATATGAAGCTTTGCTTTATCCAATTTTAAACTTTTAATGGCTATTGGCTCTTCCGCAGTTTTAAAAAGTTCTTTGATGGACATTTTCAATTCAATCTGCCCTGAAGCAAACAACGTATCCCCTTCAAAAGGGGCTTTGTTGACCAATGATGTATTGGTTAATTCAACATTTGCATTGGGAAAGCTCTTGAGCAAACTAAGACTGGCTTCTTCAAAATCCAGTGTTGCATTAATGCTATTGTTGACCTTGTTTTTTATAATATCTGCAATTTTACCTTCCAGGAGTAATGGAAGAGCAACTATTAAGGCAACAAAAATAAATAGGGTTATTCCAGTAATCTTTAGGACTTTTTTCTTCATACTTGAATATTTGAAACAAAATAAAGAAGAAGCTTTTAATCCAAACGTATCTCCTCCCCTATTTTTAAGTTAAATCTTTTCCTTAATAGATATACGAAAAGATAGAGCAAAGGGGTGTCTAACAGTGCAATAAAAATCTTAAAGACGAATCCACTGATGACCAGACCATAGAATTTATCCCACGGCAGCACTCCAAAAGCACACAGTAAACCTACCACTGTTACTGTATCTACAAGTTGGGATGAGAAGGTAGAAAAATTGTTTCTGAGCCATAACATTTTCCCTTTTGTGAGCTTTTTCCAAAAATGATAGATTGAAATATCTATGTATTGTGCAAAAAGATATGCCAGCATGGACGCTAATACTCCCAACGGTGACAACCCAAATACTTTGGTGAAAGTTTTATCATCAATAGGTGAGCCTCCTATTGCCGGAACTTCATTGGCAACAAAAATAATGAGCATTGAAAATATTGAAGCAAAAATACCGGCCGTTACTACCTGGTTGGCTTTTTTCTTCCCATATATCTCAGAAATTAAATCAGTAATTAAAAAGGTTATGGGGTAAGGAAGAATACCTACGGACAATTCAAATAAGGGAGCTCCAAAAATGGTAACGTCCCCAAAGGGTTCCCAATAGAAAAATTTTTGAAAAATAAGGTTTGACACCACCAGAGAGGTAATGAACAATGCCCCTAAATAGAGATAAATGGAAAACGCGGTTCCTTTGTCCTTTTGCGTCATCCGGTTATTTAATGTTTAAGCTAAAGGGCATTTTGGCCTGAATTCCCTTTTGTTTTGTAATCTGCTTAAATTCTTTTAAGAATTGATAAGCTTCTGCGCCAATTTCTTCTTGAATCAGAGCTTCTCCTATTTTTGATTTTGCTCCACCCAAATCTTCCATTAAGCGCTCAAAATCAGATTTGTATTTTGGGTATTTTCGAACTCCGTAAGAATCTAATTCCACCATTTCTGCAGCTGCAGCAATAGCATCATCCAAACTGCCCAATTCATCTATTAAACCATTTTCTTTAGCATCAACACCACTCCACACTCTACCTTGAGCCAAGGAATCCACCGCTGCAATGGTCATGTTTCTTCCCGCTGCTACGCGTTCTAAAAAAGTTTCATAGGTATCTTCTATTCCTTCCTGAACTACACTTCTGAACGAATCGCTCATGGGTTCAAACAGTGAATAATCAATAGAGTTTTTATTTGTACCTACCTGTTCTGCATTTATTCCGATG is a genomic window of Flagellimonas sp. CMM7 containing:
- a CDS encoding AsmA-like C-terminal region-containing protein — translated: MKKKVLKITGITLFIFVALIVALPLLLEGKIADIIKNKVNNSINATLDFEEASLSLLKSFPNANVELTNTSLVNKAPFEGDTLFASGQIELKMSIKELFKTAEEPIAIKSLKLDKAKLHIKVDDTENANYDIAQEDEGEMDSSAEEPSNNFTLALDSYEITNTEIIYDDFSTGIHLLISEMNHSGTGDLSLANSQLKTLTDALVSFEMDGTKYLNNNKLSLDALIDIDLKNSKYSFLENKALVNQLPLVFNGFVQVNEENQEVDVSFETPSSDFRNFLAVIPEAYSKNIEDVQTTGNFEIKGQFKGIVDDTHIPTFNIKINSEDASFKYPDLPKTVRNVFIDTEINNTTGITEDTYVDIKKLSFTIDQDKFNLNSRIKDLLGNTKVNAHMDGKINLANISQAYPVPADYDLKGVLNADVTTAFDMASLEKKQYQNTKTSGTMELAGFEYASEELKNPVVVNTAAITFNPQTVNLNSFEGKTGATDFNTTGTLTNLLGFMFNDENVEGNFKLTSNTFALNDFMVEENNEEGTSDISPSDVEERIKIPSFLDCTIDATANTVLYDNLTLKNVTGTLTIKDETATVENLKSDLFGGTLGVTGSVSTKEETSTFNMDLGMSNFNIGESFSSLELFKVLAPLANALQGKLNSEVKISGNLKEDFTPNLTTVSGDLLAELLSTQVDAKNAPLLSALDNKLSFLNTKDLDLSDLKTALSFDNGSVKVKPFTINYKDIAVNVDGSHTFDKQLEYKATLDVPAKYLGSEVNNLIAQMDDSSLEDLTIPVVANIGGNYTNPTVSTDLSSGVSKLTKQLVDIQKQKLLNQGKDKAKDLIADVFKNDDKDSTKTQSSGVKEALGSLLGGSKKDSAKVDSSATKEDPTKKAVNSVLGGLFGKKKKDTVD
- a CDS encoding queuosine precursor transporter, yielding MTQKDKGTAFSIYLYLGALFITSLVVSNLIFQKFFYWEPFGDVTIFGAPLFELSVGILPYPITFLITDLISEIYGKKKANQVVTAGIFASIFSMLIIFVANEVPAIGGSPIDDKTFTKVFGLSPLGVLASMLAYLFAQYIDISIYHFWKKLTKGKMLWLRNNFSTFSSQLVDTVTVVGLLCAFGVLPWDKFYGLVISGFVFKIFIALLDTPLLYLFVYLLRKRFNLKIGEEIRLD